The Sminthopsis crassicaudata isolate SCR6 chromosome 5, ASM4859323v1, whole genome shotgun sequence genome contains the following window.
TGTTTTGTCTTGTTCTAGCACAGTCAGGAGCTGACCTGTAGGAGTTAATGCCTACCTCCCAAAAAAGGTTCAGTTTAGCCAGGCAGTTCAATTTAGTCCATGCTTCTCCAGACCTTACCACATTGTTCCAAAGCTCCGGATTTTTAGCTACCCTTTCCCAGAGTACAATTAGTATGACTCACAGTCTGCTGGGGGGCCTGTCAACCTATCTCTGTGATTTTGCTCAAAGAGCTGAGATATTCCACAGTTCTCTCCTAAGTCTTTATACCAATTTCTAAATTCatgcctcctttcctctccctgtaTAAAaccagagagggaggggaaagaagagggaggcagagaggatCATTTAAAAAGCCACAGGCTCTAAAACTATAAAAGAGTTTGAAGTctacattttccatttcttctcttcctccttagaAGAGTGATCTCCCTGATTATCAaaatagcagtaataataataataatatcaatctcTGGCatttagggtttgcaaagttCTCTTACATATAGTATCTTATTATCTTACATTATTATTTTGTGAGCCTTACAACTACATAATAAAGATTCCCAGGTATAGGCTTCTGAACCTGAGGAAATTGGAGATATACTCttagaggtgaaatctgttccctTAGAGATCAACTTATCCAAAGACCCTCATTAACAAATGGGAAAACAGGTCTAGAGATGGGACTcttatttgtccaaggtcatattaTTTATAGAAGTCATATAAGTAAttatcagagtcaggatttgaagccaggccATCTAATTCCACATTCAATGGGAATATCTTAGAGCATGGAGCTAGAAACTGTCAAAAATGGTCTCTCCCAGAAATCTTTATATGGTTTAGAGTAAATTTTCTGAGGACAGTAAATGGGAATGAtatctattattaaaatttatattttgcacACCATCCAACTCTTGGTGCTTTCCTTTAGGCCAGGAGTCACCAGTGTAggttttggggaaggggaagagttgGTAGGAGCAATGACAACAGGAAGCTTCACTATGGAGTATTAATACTGAGTCCTGGACTAGGAAAAAGGTACCTCAGGGAGAGGTACCTCAGTCCTCAAAGCATGCACAACAGTACTGGGTATGCACACCCATACACACCAGCCCCTGCCCTCAGGCCCTCAGGGATCTCCTTGTGGGATGAAAAAATCAAGTCCCCTTCTCCAGGTAATCTAATTGTCTGATCATGTGAGAGCAAGTGCCACAAGGATATAACATACAGAACACTTAGAAAACAAGGTAGAGATCAGTATAAGTGAATATTGAGAGACTACATTTGCATTTAGTGAATTCAATGTGAAGAAATAAATTTTCCATGAAGCAAGATTAACTGGGCTCCTAAAAACTCTTTTCCTGAACCTGTGATTCTGTCTGTTTCCCTAACTGAATATTTTCTTTGTCATAGCTCCTGAGGTATTGGCTCAGAAGCCATATAGCAAGGCTGTGGATTGCTGGTCCATTGGAGTCATCACCTACATTTTGTAAGTGCAAACTGTCTCTCTGGTTCCCCTACAATCCCAAGGGCCTGGTATTCAATGCTATCCTAGTCCACCAAAGCTTCTCTATTTAAAGCTCTCaactaggtttaaaaaaaaaatgttcctgagTTTCTTAGTTTAAATGCCTGCCTCTTATCCCTGAGATCCCAGAAGTAAAGAATTTGCTTAGCTGAATAACAGTGAGAGCAAGACCTGGCTAACTGAGTTCTATATCCTTCCTTACTTCATGTGCCCTCTTGATTCCAACCAAAGGTAGccttagggggggaaaaaaaaaacatgaggaaaaagcATTGCCAATGGTATCATTTTCTGCCTTCTGTGAATGCTTATCTTTTTCTCAGGTTCCCTAGTAaatgaacatacacacacacacacacacacacacacacacacatacacacagagagagagagagagagagagagagagagattctcaAATACTTCTTTTCAAGTGTCCAAGGTCATCTCCTCCCTTCCCTGATCAAAATATGATCTCAGACCAGTCTTAATATCCTTTCACATGGGTTTTTCACAGCATTCCTCTTCAAGGGCTAGTAGaattatatagaaatgttttgaggatgatttcagaaagacctggagaaacttacatgaactggatgctgagtgaaatgagcaggaccaggagatcattatatacttcaacaacaataccatatgatgatcaattctgatggacatggccctcttcaacaatgagatgaaccaaatcagttccaatagagcagtaatgaactgaaccagctacacccagcgaaagaactctgggagatgactatgaaccactatatagaattcccaatccctctatcttagtctgcctgcatttctgatttccttcacagactaattgtacactgtatcaatgtctgattctttctgtacaacaaaataactgtttggacatgtatacatatattgtatttaatttatactttaaacatatttaacatgtattggtcaacctgccatctggggaaaggggtggggggaaggaggaggaaagttggaacaaaaggttttgcaattttcaatgctgaaaaattacccatgcatatatctggtaaataaaaagctataaaataaataaacaaataaataaaagtaaaaaaagaaaagaaaagaaaaagaaatgtttagaactgaaaaaagacCTCAGGAGTTAGCTAGtccaatactttcattttatagatgaggaaactggagttcatagagattaagtgatttgtccaaagtcatacaaataTTATATAGTGTATTTTAATCCTGATTTCTTATTATAGCATGAAAGATTTCCCCCTTTGGCTGAATTTGGCTGAAATTCCTTCATAACCAGCAGATAGAAGAGACATTGGGTGGGAACACTAGAAAAGGTAGAAATTTTCCTGAGCTATCCGTGCCAGCTATTTCTGGCTCCAGCTAGTAAACCTTCTATGGCACTTATGTCATTCTTAGATTAGAAACAGATGTCCCTCTGTACTGCCCAGTCTCATGGCTCTCTACCTTCCTGAACAGTGCAAATAAAGAATGAAGAGGGGATTGGTCACAGGAAGACAGCTAAGAATTAagctgccttttttttctcctggtgCACGTTGTAGGCTGTGTGGGTATCCCCCTTTCTACGAGGAAACGGAATCCAAGTTGTTTGAGAAGATCAAGGAAGGCTATTATGAGTTTGAGTCTCCATTCTGGGATGACATTTCTGAGTCTGGTAAGATTCTTCCTGCGTACATCAGTCAGAGGAAATAGAACTGCCAGTGCCTCCTCCTCCTTGTACCTCTAAGGTGCATCCATGGGGAACTATACTAGGAAATAGGACAAAGGAGCAAAAGTAATTCAGTGAAGCAAACATATAAAGATCAGAGTTCCTCTCTACCCCCAAAGATAGCTGGGCATCTTGCAATGCTTCAGCTATTTTGAAATTCTCACCATCTTGAATGTAGCCTGCTCCATCTCCCTGTtaatggggagggaaggaaagaggggaagagagacaagATGAGAACATGTCAAGAGGGCAAAACTGAGCAGAAGACAGTGTCCTGGGCAGGTTTGGCACAATTAAGAATCTGGatgccaagaaaaaaagtatgctATCATGCCAGGAGAAGCATTGGCTTTAGCAAAATTATTCAATTTGGTGGAAATAGCCCTGCTCTGGGGAGAATGAGCCCCAGATTATAGTCCAGGCTTTAACACTCAATTTACCCATTGCTTGACTTCATAAATAATtcaatctttctgtccagatcTCAGTTTCCAGATCTGTTTCcatatctgtttaaaaaaaaaagtgttaggtTGGCCAGCATCTATGGTTCCTGCCAATTCTGACATCCTCTGACTCAGTAgtcatttaagaaatgtttgttgtgTTGAAAAAGTGAAGGATCAGACCTGAAAAGCACTCAGTGTTCATGTGGGCGTCCATGTGCACACGTGTACTTATGCATATGTTTGgacacgtgtgtgtatgtgtcagcAGAGCTATGTGTGGGTGAGGTTCCTTGAAACCTCTCCTCTTTGAGTTGTTGATGGTAGGTTgggttgagattttttttcctccctttagaAATTTGAAATTGCCACTTTAGAAGATTAACTGGCTATGCATTTGCTCCCACTCACCAGCCTGGGATTCATTTCCATCAGTCATGAAACCTGCTTATGCTTTGTtgcctcttttctttctgtccacAGCCAAAGATTTCATTTGCCACTTGCTAGAGAAGGACCCCAATGAGAGATACACCTGTGAGAAGGCCTTAAGTCACCCTTGGTGAGTGGAATATAAGATGGGCTTTCCTCTAAGCCCAAGTTCAGAAGCTCAGCTTTCAGAATTCTTGCCCAGCATTATAGTATAAAGTACCTCACTATGTACTAGGATCATAGACTGAGAATTTCAGAACTGGGAAGGACCTATGACATCATGTAGTCAAACTTCTACCTGTATAGGAATCCTTTCTGTAACACAGCTGATAACAATCATCTGGCAGCTTTGGGAAAACCTTTACTCTTAGAGATCTATGATAGAGTGAAACTGTatctggagtcaaaggacctgagttcaaattcagcctttgctatttataatttaattgatCATGGAAAAAATTATTCTCCCAGGgccttgatttctttatctgtaaaatgagggtttggCTAAAAGATGAGAGTTTCTAATTGTAAATCTAAGATCCTAAACAGACTTCTTCTTGAAACAGTTCATTCTTCATTTAGTCAACTCTAGTTTTTAGGACGTTTTTCTTTATATGAAACTAAAATCTGCTTCTGTGCAACTTTCACCCATCTTATGAAATACTCCTGGTACCATATCAAACCCTTTTCCCCCCACATGACAGCCTTTTGGATATTTGACCACAGCCATAATATCCTCTAACTTTGtctcttcagttattttaattaatcCTCCAAAATTATGGGCTCTCATCCTATCACCTTGGCCTGGCGCATCATAGGCAAAAGATAGTGTCTATATAGTGTCAATACTCCAGAAGGGAAAACCAGAAGATGGGATCTTCAGAATACTATCTTTCTCTGATCCATCTCCAGAAGGCTTCTTCTCTCATTCAGTCTACATGTATATACAGTTAAATTTTTGCAACACCAGAATCATTCTATAGGATATGGAAAGTTGCTAATTGTATCTCATTTTAATTCACTGGATTGGAAAGAGACAGACCCCTCCAGGTTGGCTACTTCTGTTGAACAAATGGATATATAATGGATAACGTTGCCGAGTGCATGCAGCAGAAACCAGTGTTATTGAACTCCCATTGGGAGTTTTGTGTTTGGTGCAGTGAGGGAAGTGGGGGAGGCAGAGGAGAGACAGGAAAATCAAGAAATGAGAATCTCTAGTCCCTCTGAGAGTTTTTACTCTAACTGAAGATGGAATAGGAAGGGAAATGGTCAGAAAATGAATGTATGAAATTACTTAGTATTTGTAAAACCATATTTATTAAGACAAGTGATTGTAAACTGAGTCCTTAGACATTTGTCTGTTCCCTGTTGCCTCTCACATCAGCCAAAGCCACTCTACTTGgatttcaagaaaatctataaTATGGCCACACCCTTCTTCAAACTAAGAGTATCTGATCAACACAAAGTTAGCTAGATGGTACTGTGCCTggacttagaattaggaagagatGTTCAAAATCTACCTTATTCACATGCAAACTGTATAATCCTGAAGAAGTCAGCTAacttctatctcagtttctttatttgtaaaataagagctGGCCAATATGGGAGTATTATTTGACTATGCATTATTGTTCTAAGAACCACCTCAGGGGATAAGATTTTgtcaatttttcaaaataaatttttattgaaaagcagagagacagagacagagagagacagagagatagagatagacagagagatagagatagacagagagaaagacagacacaaagagacagaccgAACTTTGTATTTAATAGcatctaagatctcttccattcTTAAGTTTATGATCCAGTAGCATCCTCAGCTTTGGTCAAGCTGGTCAACTTATTGTGCATCCCTAAACATACTATGTTCACTCTTGCTGCCATGACTTTATTTATCCTATGGTTCCCTGTCTTGAATGGAATGCCCTCTGTCCAAATCCATCAGGGCTTGGCTAAGTCCCACCTCTGGATGTTAGAGCAAGAAGAGAACTTAAAGAACATCTAGTCCAGCCCTTTTGTTTTATAGGCAAAGAACTGAGGCCAGAAAGGCAAAGTGATTTGACTTGGGTTACATGGCTAATATGGGACTATAAATTCAGTCCCTTACCCAAAACCTTCCAAGTCCACTCCAGCCAACACTATAATTTCCCTGATCTTTTATAGCATTTTGgccattttttctctgtttcatgtGTATCTTATCTCTCCAATTAAGCCATAAACTCTTTGATGAAGGGATCTCATATCATCCTTCTTAGTCTTCCTTAGCACCAACTGCAGGACTGGGCTAGATTAGGCACTCAACAAATATCTGTTGGTTGACTGGTAAAAGCAGATGTGTCATATAAGAGAGTATATGACACATAACCTTTTAGAATAATAAAAGACCAGTGAGGAAGGGATAGCTGAGCTTGAATGTTTCTCAAGACCTTTTTTTGACTTCCTCTTTCTCCTGAAACTGTAGGTCACAGTTCTTCCAGAATAGGAGCCTCTGTGCTACATTTTCTAAGTAAGAGAACCATAATTCCTGCCCTACTTACAAGATACCATGTTAGCCAGTGACACTCTTTCTGTTCTAGCCCTGGTGGAATTGTCCTTCTTCCCCAATTCTATGCAAGTAAAAGAAACACCTACTagcttatttccatttttcttttcctataggATTGATGGCAACACTGCCCTTCACCGAGACATCTACCCATCTGTCAGCCTCCAGATCCAGAAAAATTTCGCTAGGAGTAAATGGAGGGTAAGCTGACCCCTTTGGGTAGTGGGCAAGGATCTTCCCTCACCAAAAAGGGTAGAGAAAGGATGTTTTTATACTCAAGACTCTGGAGAGGATCCTTCCTACTTTGGGGATTCAGAAAAACCATAAAATCCTGGATTTGAATGAATTGTTGAGGTCATCGAGTTCCAACTCTATTCTAAGCATAAATCACTCCCAACAAATGGTCGTCGGTCAGCCATttcaattcttctattcataggTACAACTTGTCCTAATCAGTCCATTTCATTATTAGGTAATCTTAATTAAGAAGAAGGTTTTCCTAGTATTGAGCCAACCTTTTTTGCTACTGTCAGCTATTACTTCTACTTCTTCCCTTTGGAGCCAAATCCAACAAGCCTAGCCTTTCTGCCAGAGGGCAGCCTTTCCTATATTGAAGCCATCAAGTTCACAAACAGttgattcaacaagcatttgttattaAACAGATGCTGTTTGCTTAAATCACTCTGCTAAATACTAGGGCTACAAAGACAAAGGTGGAAGActccctgtcttcaaggatttTACTTTCTATTGTCCCCACTTaagtctttctcagtttctttagtGAATCTGTGTAGCTTTCACTATCCAGTgaagcatttaaaataatttcttaactcTCCTCTGTACACAATATGTTGAGatttttaagtcatgtctgaatcttgaagaccccatttggagtttttcttcACAAAGGTACTGCagtgatttgccacttccttctccaggtcattctACAGGTGAGGAAACGAGGCaaaagggttaagtaatttgcccaggttcactcagctaataagtgtctaaggtcagttttaaactcagatcttcatggctccagctctatctattgtgccacctagttgctgtGATGAAGCTAAACTTGCTGCTCCACACACTATACTCCATTTCTTGACTGTTTTTGTACTGACTGTCTCTCATACACAGAATGCTCTATTTCCCCACCTTTACTTCTTAGCTACCCTGGCCTCCTTTAAGCCTCAGCTCCAATCTCACCTTTTATGAGTGGCCTTTCTCTATCCCCATCCTGCTAATTGCCTTCTTTCTGAGATTATATTACATCCATTCAGGATATCCCTTTCATAGAcagatatttacatattttcttatttaaatgtgAGCTCTGTGATAGCAATGATggtaggttttgttttgtttgtttgtttgtttgttttatttttccaacactTGAcgtgaaaaaagcaacaaataaatGTTTGCAGACTTTCTTAAAGTTAGGTGcaagaaccaagagatcattgtacacagcaacaaaaaagattatccaatgatcaattctgatggacatgactctcttcaacaatgagatgattcagaccagttccaatgatctcgtgatgaaaagagccatctacacccagagagaagactgtgggaacagagtatagttcacaacatattattttcactctttttgttattgtttgctcacgttttgttttctttctcattttttcctttttgatccgatttttcttttttttttaattaaagctttgatttaatgcatggataatttttcaatattaacccttgcaaaaccatgtgttccaatttcctcccccttctccccacccctcccctagatagcaagtaatccaatatatattaaataaggtaaaaatatttgttaaatttgatatatgcatacatatttatatgattatcttgctgcacaagaaaaatgaaatcaaaaaggaaagaaatgagaaagaaaataaaatgtaagcaaacaacaacaaaaagagtgaaaatactatgttatgatccacactcagttcccacagtcctctctatgtGTGTAGATCTCtgtcttcatcataagatcattggaactggtctgaatcatctcattgttgaagagagccacatccatcagaattgatcatcgtataaacttattgttgtcatgtacattgatctcctggttctgctcatttcacttagcatcagtttacttaagtctctccaggccgctctgaaatcatactgctgtcTGCtgtttgatgtgatttttctttttttctttttttttctgaagcagttgggattaagttaagcccagggtcacacagttaagaagtgctaagtgtctgaggtcacatttgaattcagatcctcctgacttcagggctggtgttctatccactgcaccatctagctgcccttgatcttatttttcttgtgcagcacgataattgtagaaatatgtataggagaatttcacatgtttaatatttagtggattacttgccatctaggggaggggtgagaggaagggagaggagaaatttggaacacaaggttttgcaaggatcaatgtcgAAAATTTATCCATGGGGCAtttatgtggcacagtggatagagcaccagccctaaagtcaggaggagctgagttcaaatatgacctcagacacttaatactttctagctgtgtgaccttgggcaaatcacttaaccccaattgcctccagaaaacaaaagaaaagaaaagaaattattcatgcatatgttagtgaaaataaaaaagctttaataaaaataacattttttaaaagttaggtgAAAATCCAAGAAGAAATCTTGAGCTAGGAGATGAAATCACTGTTTTTcatcccagctttgtatttctgGGTCCTTCTCTAGGACAGGAATTGGCATATGCCAATGACTGTGGTGGCAAAAGCTCAGGGCAAGCCCAAGCTCCTATAAGCCCCCAAGTTTCATAGGAGAtgggtgtcttattttccttCAGCAAGCCTTCAATGCTGCTGCTGTGGTACATCATATGAGAAAACTACACATGAGCCAGCATGCCTCGGAGACTCACCGAGAGTCAGAGAGAGTCCAACCCAGCATCGCACAGGCATCAGAGCTCTCCAGGTCCAACACCCCTGTGCTCAGCATCCCCAAGGTCCCTCCTCTGGAAGAGCAGCTGGTAGCTACCATACCAACCTGGCTCCCCTGCCAACATGGTGCCTGTCACCCCACCCTGGACAGCACTGTCTCTGAGAGGAGGTCTGTCAATTGCCTGATCAATGGCTCCCTACAGATCAGCAGCAGCCTGGTTCCCATGCACCAAGGAGCCCTGAGCAGAGGGCCCTGTGGCTGCTGCTCCAGCTGTCTGAAcagtggggagaaaggaaaggcgTCCTTTGGCTCTGAACCAACACTCTTCAAAAAGACCAACAAAAAACAGTGAGTAGGAAGCAGAAGTTCCTAACCTGGGGTCCACAGACACCCAAGAGATCCAAATTTAGATTTCAGAGTTCATAAACATGAATGGGGAAAACAATACATCTTCATTTCATTAGAagtgatttcctttgtaatcctctgtattttattttttgcatttaaaatttgAGAAGGGGTCTATAGGCATTATCAGTCTGCCAAAGGAGTCTATGATCCCCCACAATATAAAAGACCCAAGggataaagggaagaaagagaaccCTGCATATGCCTGCTACAAATGGATATTTGTTTACTTTTAAGCTCAGGGAAAGGACAATAGTGACAATAGAAATGGATGAAGTTACAGGAATATCTCTGTTGGTCTTTAAGCATCTTTGTCTCTCCCCTGTCTTAGAGCCAGTCCTCTTCCTAAAAGTTCTTGCtgtgttgtttccttttcaggCATTTCAAATCAGAAGTTATGGTCCCTGTTAAAACCAGTAGCCACTCTCACTGCCGTTCTGGACAGACTGGAGTCTGTCTGATTATGTGATCCATGGTGCCAGTGTCTTTTATGTCTCACCTTTTTTTCTGTAAGTATGCCAAGGGATGAAGATTCCCCTCTGGGTAGCAATTTCATATGAGTAGAATAAGATTAGGTCAGAAGCAAAGATGCAACAAGGATAAGGCAAGTAAGATACTTGCCCTGGGTGTGCTAAACTCAGGGGTGCATTTAATTATACAAAATATGCTGCTATTATTTCAAGTATACCATGCTATGAGGACTAAGGGGTGTGTTATTTTTTCTGTTCATAATTCAAGTCCAGAATTAGATAGTTCTGATCATCGGGGTTCTCATTCTTCCTGAACCAGAAATCCACAAATTCCCTTTAGTAACACAAGTGAGTCAGAGAAAGGTAAGAGGGATGGAGAGAATATTCCTGGATCATAGCTCTAAGGATGCTAGTAAGAATGTGATCTGGAAAATTCTGGGGTGAGAGCCAGGTCTCATACCTGACTAGTGGGATTTGAATTATTTGTAGCTTTTAGGATCCCACTAAACTCACCTTTGCTTAAGAGGTATCTGAATAGCAGTGAAGAATGGATGTCTTAAAAGCAATATATCCTAGGGATGAATGCCTTGGTATTGGactcagaagacttgggttccaGTTTCAGTTTCTGTTCTGAGTATCCATGTGCTTTGGgaacaataaaaatagatttatttacaATAATTTTCAATTTACAAAGCACAACACAGTGTGAGCCATCTAGTACCAATGTTTGTATCCTATttaatagatggggaaactgagacccagaaaagagAAGGTTTGTTCAAGGGATGCACAACTAGGAAGGGGCAATGCTGGGACTTCACCATTTGAGACTCTTTACTAGACCTAAAAGACAGCttaagtgatacagtggatagagtgatagCTTTGGAGTCCAGAAGACCCGTGTTCAATATTTCAgcagacatttagtagctatgtgaccctggttaagttatttaatttgtcttaacctcagtttcctcatctgttaaaagggtcctaataatagcttctacccacaaacttctgggaaaactaaaTGAGagaacatatgtaaagtgctttgcaaacttaaagtgctatataaatgctagatactgtgaatattattattattgtaccaTACTCTACCCACGCCTTTCTGGTtattacttttctcatctataaagcagAGAGATCTATCTTGCCAGCTTTGATTCTGAACACAAATTCTGAAGGCATAGCACAGATAAATATGGGATATTAGGAAAAGCAGTGGTTTTGACAAATCTTACTTGTCAAA
Protein-coding sequences here:
- the CAMK1G gene encoding calcium/calmodulin-dependent protein kinase type 1G isoform X1; amino-acid sequence: MQPELGGGAGAPVAIAGQAGETLAGAGLGRLQHVIDSLPILETQDSTLEEMGRKEEDDCISWKKQTTNIRKTFIFMEALGSGAFSEVFLVKQRVSGKLFALKCIKKSPAFRDSSLENEIAVLKKIKHENIVTLEDIYESSTHYYLVMQLVSGGELFDRILERGVYTEKDASLVIQQVLSAVKYLHENGIVHRDLKPENLLYLTPDENSKIMITDFGLSKMEQSGVMSTACGTPGYVAPEVLAQKPYSKAVDCWSIGVITYILLCGYPPFYEETESKLFEKIKEGYYEFESPFWDDISESAKDFICHLLEKDPNERYTCEKALSHPWIDGNTALHRDIYPSVSLQIQKNFARSKWRQAFNAAAVVHHMRKLHMSQHASETHRESERVQPSIAQASELSRSNTPVLSIPKVPPLEEQLVATIPTWLPCQHGACHPTLDSTVSERRSVNCLINGSLQISSSLVPMHQGALSRGPCGCCSSCLNSGEKGKASFGSEPTLFKKTNKKQHFKSEVMVPVKTSSHSHCRSGQTGVCLIM
- the CAMK1G gene encoding calcium/calmodulin-dependent protein kinase type 1G isoform X2; the protein is MGRKEEDDCISWKKQTTNIRKTFIFMEALGSGAFSEVFLVKQRVSGKLFALKCIKKSPAFRDSSLENEIAVLKKIKHENIVTLEDIYESSTHYYLVMQLVSGGELFDRILERGVYTEKDASLVIQQVLSAVKYLHENGIVHRDLKPENLLYLTPDENSKIMITDFGLSKMEQSGVMSTACGTPGYVAPEVLAQKPYSKAVDCWSIGVITYILLCGYPPFYEETESKLFEKIKEGYYEFESPFWDDISESAKDFICHLLEKDPNERYTCEKALSHPWIDGNTALHRDIYPSVSLQIQKNFARSKWRQAFNAAAVVHHMRKLHMSQHASETHRESERVQPSIAQASELSRSNTPVLSIPKVPPLEEQLVATIPTWLPCQHGACHPTLDSTVSERRSVNCLINGSLQISSSLVPMHQGALSRGPCGCCSSCLNSGEKGKASFGSEPTLFKKTNKKQHFKSEVMVPVKTSSHSHCRSGQTGVCLIM